One genomic window of Vibrio rhizosphaerae includes the following:
- a CDS encoding calcium/sodium antiporter codes for MLTAVALLIVGLILLVWSADRLVFGSAALARNVGISPLVIGMTIIAMGSSAPEMMVSATAALANKTDTAVGNILGSNIANIALILGITAIIKPLSINSELLRRELPFMIGVTLLSGAILWDGNLGFYEGVLLFVVFAIFILAMLKISRSDNRQKDRLLAEQESEVPEGVNSKIAIIWVVVGLILLPLSAELLVNNAVIIAKYFGMSDLIIGLTIIAIGTSLPELAASLAGVLKGEDDMAVGNIIGSNVFNILAVMGIPGILNPSVISEHAMGRDFWVMLGLSLLLVVMALGKSRSINRIEGLILFAIFIVYQTYLFMNMSA; via the coding sequence TGCTTTATTGATTGTCGGACTCATATTACTGGTATGGAGTGCAGATCGGTTGGTTTTTGGCTCTGCAGCGCTGGCACGCAATGTTGGGATTTCACCACTGGTGATTGGGATGACGATCATTGCAATGGGCTCATCAGCGCCCGAAATGATGGTCTCAGCAACGGCAGCGCTCGCCAATAAAACCGATACCGCCGTTGGTAATATTCTGGGTTCTAATATTGCCAATATTGCCTTGATTCTGGGGATCACGGCAATCATCAAACCATTATCGATTAATTCAGAACTGTTACGCAGAGAACTTCCATTCATGATAGGAGTCACACTATTATCCGGTGCGATTCTTTGGGATGGAAATCTTGGTTTCTACGAAGGCGTCTTGCTATTTGTCGTATTTGCCATATTCATTCTGGCCATGCTCAAAATCAGCCGTAGTGACAATCGTCAAAAAGATCGGCTTCTGGCTGAACAAGAGTCAGAAGTACCGGAAGGCGTGAATAGTAAAATAGCGATAATCTGGGTCGTTGTCGGTCTGATCCTGCTGCCACTATCCGCTGAACTTCTGGTCAATAATGCCGTTATCATTGCAAAATACTTTGGCATGAGTGATCTCATCATCGGTCTGACAATCATTGCGATTGGGACGAGTCTGCCAGAGCTCGCAGCCTCACTGGCTGGCGTCCTCAAAGGTGAAGACGATATGGCCGTGGGTAATATTATCGGCTCGAATGTATTCAACATTCTCGCGGTCATGGGCATCCCCGGAATCCTTAATCCCTCAGTCATCAGCGAACACGCAATGGGACGGGATTTCTGGGTCATGTTGGGGCTTTCTCTGCTCTTAGTCGTGATGGCGTTAGGAAAATCGCGCAGCATCAACAGAATCGAAGGGTTGATTCTATTCGCTATATTTATTGTCTATCAGACTTATTTGTTTATGAACATGAGCGCTTAG
- the lptA gene encoding lipopolysaccharide transport periplasmic protein LptA, producing MKISHLSLFACLFISSGALALATDTEQPVYIDSDSQQLDLKSNQVTFVGNVTLKQGSINIHADKLIVTRNPQDGQIEEIQGFGDLATFSQLTDEGKTLYGEAKKLNYQMAADQLTMTEKAMLSQDDSVIRSTKIRYKISAQKLIADGNSNERVSTVLQPQATNKE from the coding sequence ATGAAAATCTCGCACCTTAGTTTGTTCGCTTGCCTGTTTATTTCAAGCGGCGCTTTGGCATTAGCAACAGATACCGAACAACCGGTTTATATCGATTCGGACAGTCAGCAACTTGATTTAAAAAGTAATCAGGTGACGTTTGTAGGGAATGTCACCCTCAAACAAGGCAGCATCAATATTCATGCTGACAAACTAATCGTGACTCGGAATCCTCAAGACGGACAAATTGAGGAGATCCAAGGTTTCGGTGATCTGGCCACGTTTTCTCAGTTAACTGATGAAGGGAAAACCCTTTACGGCGAAGCCAAGAAACTCAATTATCAAATGGCTGCGGATCAATTGACCATGACCGAGAAAGCAATGCTATCGCAAGATGATAGCGTGATCCGTAGTACCAAAATCCGTTACAAAATTTCTGCACAAAAACTCATTGCAGACGGAAATTCAAACGAGCGTGTTTCAACCGTGCTGCAACCACAGGCAACGAATAAAGAATAA
- the kdsD gene encoding arabinose-5-phosphate isomerase KdsD, which produces MSQHVDYTQSAKQVLDTEIRCLQQIEQYIDAHFCQACDMILNNTMGKVIVMGMGKSGHIGKKMAATFASTGTPSFFVHPGEAAHGDLGMISEGDIVIAISYSGESSEILPLYPVLKRRSIRIISMTGNPQSNMARLADLHLQVSVPEEACPLGLAPTSSATATLVMGDALAITLLQARGFTQEDFALSHPGGALGRKLLLKLSDIMHTDEQLPVVSPDALIRDALMEISQKGLGMTAVVDQQQKLLGIFTDGDLRRILDKRVDIHTAKICDVMTKKPTTASPHILAVEGLNLMQEKRINGLMLVENGHLVGALNMHDLLKAGVM; this is translated from the coding sequence ATGTCACAACACGTGGATTACACCCAGTCAGCAAAACAGGTTTTAGATACAGAAATCAGATGTTTACAGCAAATAGAACAGTATATTGATGCACATTTCTGTCAAGCCTGCGACATGATCCTCAATAATACCATGGGCAAAGTGATTGTCATGGGGATGGGTAAATCCGGTCATATCGGTAAAAAAATGGCAGCAACGTTTGCCAGTACCGGGACGCCGTCATTCTTTGTGCACCCGGGAGAAGCCGCTCATGGGGATCTCGGGATGATCTCAGAAGGTGACATCGTGATTGCAATCTCCTATTCAGGTGAATCATCAGAAATCCTGCCGCTTTATCCGGTCTTAAAGCGTCGCTCAATCCGGATTATCAGTATGACCGGCAATCCGCAATCGAATATGGCCAGACTGGCTGATCTTCATTTACAAGTCTCCGTGCCGGAAGAAGCCTGTCCGTTAGGGCTTGCTCCGACTTCCAGTGCCACCGCAACACTGGTGATGGGGGATGCCCTTGCCATTACGTTATTGCAGGCACGAGGGTTTACTCAGGAAGACTTTGCCCTCTCCCACCCGGGAGGTGCCTTAGGCCGTAAGTTGTTACTCAAACTGAGTGATATCATGCATACTGACGAGCAGTTGCCTGTCGTCAGCCCCGATGCCTTAATTCGCGATGCGTTAATGGAGATTAGTCAAAAAGGGCTAGGCATGACGGCCGTGGTCGATCAACAGCAAAAATTACTCGGTATTTTTACCGATGGCGATCTCAGACGAATTCTCGACAAACGTGTCGATATTCACACTGCAAAAATTTGTGATGTGATGACGAAAAAACCAACCACAGCGTCGCCCCACATCCTTGCTGTTGAAGGACTGAATTTAATGCAGGAAAAACGCATCAACGGTTTGATGCTGGTTGAAAACGGTCACTTGGTCGGAGCCCTGAATATGCACGACCTTCTGAAAGCAGGAGTGATGTAG
- the kdsC gene encoding 3-deoxy-manno-octulosonate-8-phosphatase KdsC — translation MTEMVETLYGPVTSSIWSMASQIQLLICDVDGVFSDGRIYLGNQGEELKTFHTRDGYGIKSLMSAGIEVAVVTGRHSKIVENRMKALGISLIYQGQDDKVTAYADICQKTQILPEHTAYIGDDLIDWPVMAQVALRVCVADGHPLLAKRANYVTTIPGGHGAVREVCDLILQSRGELEMHKGLSI, via the coding sequence GTGACAGAGATGGTTGAAACACTTTATGGTCCTGTGACGTCATCGATTTGGAGCATGGCAAGCCAAATTCAATTACTCATCTGTGATGTGGATGGTGTGTTTTCCGATGGTCGCATTTATTTGGGCAATCAAGGAGAAGAGCTCAAAACCTTCCATACCCGAGATGGGTACGGCATAAAGTCATTGATGAGCGCGGGGATTGAAGTTGCGGTTGTGACCGGCAGACACTCAAAAATAGTGGAAAACCGCATGAAAGCGCTGGGAATTTCACTGATTTATCAAGGTCAAGATGATAAAGTGACCGCATATGCTGATATTTGTCAAAAAACACAGATTTTACCGGAACATACCGCCTATATCGGTGATGACTTGATCGATTGGCCGGTGATGGCGCAGGTTGCCTTAAGAGTTTGTGTTGCCGACGGTCATCCATTACTGGCCAAAAGAGCCAACTACGTCACGACAATTCCGGGTGGTCATGGTGCCGTACGGGAAGTCTGTGATTTAATCTTACAGTCTCGGGGTGAGTTGGAAATGCACAAAGGTTTGAGTATATGA
- the lptC gene encoding LPS export ABC transporter periplasmic protein LptC — MSLARTTYILLFFIICWSIYYLLDNERKANEQVAPNTELPMFSGEHLSNTSYGTDGVRSYTITSTHLDYYAKSGNTVFEHPILQVYRDGRVMEWKVTAQRGILTKNKVLTLYDNVIGKNLLENSSFDSLETAKLSMQLDNRDFWTDTPVLLKGPQFETQGQAMKGNFADHSALLYNHVQGRYENLAP, encoded by the coding sequence ATGAGTCTGGCTCGTACGACCTATATACTCTTATTTTTCATTATCTGCTGGTCAATTTACTACCTGCTCGATAATGAAAGAAAAGCGAATGAACAAGTTGCTCCGAATACGGAGCTGCCGATGTTTAGCGGCGAACATTTATCCAATACATCATACGGTACGGATGGTGTGAGAAGCTATACCATCACATCAACGCACTTGGATTACTACGCAAAAAGTGGCAATACCGTATTCGAGCATCCAATTTTACAGGTCTACCGAGATGGTCGGGTTATGGAATGGAAAGTGACCGCTCAACGGGGCATTCTGACCAAGAATAAGGTATTAACACTTTACGACAACGTCATTGGTAAAAACTTACTTGAGAATTCCAGTTTCGATTCACTCGAAACAGCAAAACTCAGCATGCAATTGGATAACCGTGATTTTTGGACAGACACACCTGTCTTACTGAAAGGTCCACAATTTGAAACACAAGGTCAGGCGATGAAAGGAAATTTTGCCGATCATAGCGCCTTACTTTATAACCATGTACAGGGTAGATATGAAAATCTCGCACCTTAG